In Anomaloglossus baeobatrachus isolate aAnoBae1 chromosome 3, aAnoBae1.hap1, whole genome shotgun sequence, one genomic interval encodes:
- the AMOTL2 gene encoding angiomotin-like protein 2, with the protein MRTAEDSSGTVLHRLIQEQLRYGNLSENRTLLAIQQQALRGGGVSGSPRTSLESLEQEEMHGSPSTRQEPQGQEHHCDHFYLENPMYKAYEFQHKGEELPTYDQAKAALSQYYAAQNVQSVEHVPHRQDQSLMELNHGHVRSLSERLLQMSLERNGAKSQNLMSSSHSFPQLSKQYQLSVAHGQQDGVVHYRNAPPEYPTYSQPEQISGYAPEQRRYSGDLPLYHQPDVRTMPDPNVQYGQMASFNAAGNHMARMDALLRENEKLRRELETYSEKAVRIQKLETEIQRISEAYDSLMKASSKRESLETTMRTKMEEEMRRMQDFNRDLRERLESANKQLAARSLEIREDNHGTVSKLLAQCREQQQEKEKLEREIILLRSANEDQRRRAELLEKALSNAQSTAARTEDELRKKRAYVEKVERLQQALSQLQAACEKREQLELRLRTRLEQELKNLRTQQRQPLSQNGGQSPQLSLQVLSEQLREKEERILALEADMTKWEQKYLEERTMRQFAMDAAATAAAQRDTTIINHSPRHSPNNSFNEDLLMVNHRHQEMENRIKALHAQILEKDAVIKVLQQRKPHQGPLRPAKSVPSIFTLSVSTPNSTAGERQTNISQVLAVSQSNCLPSPNPGILPVHSKHGSKDGSTQTECSTEVTESFLENNVSSLETATSSNISEMVEILI; encoded by the exons ATGAGAACAGCGGAGGATTCGTCTGGAACGGTCCTACACCGTCTTATTCAGGAGCAACTGAGATATGGGAATCTGAGTGAGAATCGCACGTTGTTGGCCATCCAACAGCAAGCCCTGAGGGGTGGTGGGGTCAGTGGAAGCCCCAGGACATCCCTTGAAAGCCTAGAACAAGAGGAGATGCATGGGAGCCCTTCAACAAGGCAGGAACCTCAAGGGCAGGAGCACCATTGTGATCATTTCTACTTGGAAAATCCTATGTATAAAGCTTATGAGTTCCAACATAAGGGTGAGGAGCTCCCAACCTATGATCAAGCCAAAGCTGCCCTTTCTCAATATTATGCAGCTCAAAATGTCCAAAGTGTTGAACATGTTCCTCATAGGCAAGACCAGTCACTTATGGAGCTAAATCATGGTCATGTAAGGTCTCTGAGTGAGAGGTTGCTGCAGATGTCTCTTGAACGTAATGGCGCCAAGTCTCAAAACCTCATGAGCTCCTCACACAGCTTCCCTCAACTTTCTAAACAGTATCAGCTATCAGTAGCTCATGGACAACAAGATGGAGTAGTACACTACAGAAATGCTCCACCTGAGTATCCAACCTACAGCCAACCTGAGCAGATCAGTGGGTATGCTCCCGAACAAAGGCGATATTCCGGAGACCTCCCATTATACCATCAGCCTGATGTCAG GACAATGCCAGATCCTAATGTACAATATGGCCAAATGGCATCCTTCAACGCAGCGGGTAACCACATGGCGCGCATGGATGCATTGCTCCGAGAGAATGAAAAGTTGCGCAGAGAACTTGAGACTTACAGCGAGAAGGCAGTCCGAATTCAAAAG CTGGAGACAGAAATTCAGCGAATCTCTGAAGCCTATGACAGCCTCATGAAAGCCTCCTCCAAGAGGGAATCACTTGAGACCACCATGAGGACCAAGATGGAAGAAGAAATGAGACGCATGCAAGACTTTAACCGTGACCTGAGAG AACGACTGGAATCTGCAAACAAACAGCTGGCAGCCAGGAGTCTGGAGATCCGAGAGGACAACCACGGGACTGTATCCAAGCTACTTGCTCAAT GCCGTGAACAGCAGCAAGAGAAAGAGAAGCTGGAAAGAGAGATCATCCTCTTGCGTAGTGCCAATGAGGACCAGCGGAGGAGAGCAGAGCTCTTGGAAAAAGCCCTTAGTAATGCCCAGTCCACAGCAGCGCGAACAGAAGATGAACTCCGCAAGAAAAGAGCATATGTAGAAAAGGTGGAGCGATTACAACAAGCCTTAAGCCAACTCCAAGCTGCCTGTGAAAAGAGAGAACAACTGGAATTACGTCTGAGGACAAGGCTGGAGCAGGAGTTGAAAAATTTAAGGACTCAACAG AGACAACCACTGTCACAGAACGGAGGTCAATCCCCTCAGCTTTCTCTCCAAGTACTGTCCGAACAGCTGAGGGAAAAAGAGGAGAGGATTTTGGCACTGGAGGCCGACATGACCAAGTGGGAGCAAAAGTACTTAGAAGAACGCACTATGCGCCAGTTTGCAATGGATGCTGCTGCCACTGCTGCCGCTCAGCGAGACACTACCATCATCAATCACTCCCCGCGCCACTCTCCAAACAATAGCTTCAATGAGGACCTCCTAATGGTCAACCACAGGCATCAAGAAATGGAGAACAG AATCAAAGCTCTACATGCCCAGATACTAGAGAAAGATGCAGTGATCAAGGTCTTGCAGCAGCGCAAACCCCACCAGGGCCCACTACGGCCGGCTAAATCTGTGCCCTCTATTTTCACGCTATCTGTATCAACACCGAACTCAACGGCAGGAGAGCGACAAACCAACATATCACAAGTGTTAGCAG TCAGCCAATCGAATTGCTTGCCATCTCCCAATCCTGGCATCTTACCCGTGCACTCGAAACATGGCAGTAAAGATGGCAGCACCCAGACTGAGTGTTCAACTGAAGTAACAGAGTCCTTTCTGGAAAATAACGTATCTTCACTAG